Proteins found in one Methanospirillum hungatei JF-1 genomic segment:
- the cas5e gene encoding type I-E CRISPR-associated protein Cas5/CasD — MTKFCLINLYGPMAGYGGIAVGEMRSSWSRPSRSAVLGMVAAALGIRRDDEEAQNRLQAGYGFSVMVLQPGIMIQDFHTIQSVHSSSLKKMNHVMTRRDEMNLGDSETILSRREYLCDHVSVACVWIRDAESAQFSLEEIAASFRNPVFCLYLGRKSCPPALPVHARVIQADSLKSALVQHIEGFDLLNGFRVPDRVSLYFEDGIDIGFDDPVMVMKRRDNILSRSRWQFSDRNEYYARISVSEV, encoded by the coding sequence ATGACGAAGTTTTGTCTCATTAATCTCTACGGACCGATGGCCGGGTATGGGGGGATTGCAGTGGGTGAAATGCGGTCTTCATGGTCAAGACCGTCCCGGTCAGCGGTTCTTGGAATGGTTGCTGCAGCCCTTGGTATTCGTCGGGATGATGAAGAAGCCCAGAACAGACTCCAGGCCGGATATGGGTTCTCGGTGATGGTCCTGCAACCTGGCATAATGATTCAGGATTTTCATACCATTCAGTCAGTCCACTCATCTTCTTTGAAGAAAATGAATCATGTGATGACCAGGAGGGATGAGATGAATCTTGGGGATTCGGAAACAATTCTTTCTCGTAGGGAGTACCTGTGTGATCATGTTTCTGTTGCCTGTGTATGGATCCGTGATGCTGAGTCAGCTCAGTTCTCTCTTGAGGAGATTGCAGCATCGTTTCGAAATCCTGTTTTTTGTTTGTATCTGGGGAGAAAATCCTGCCCTCCTGCCCTTCCTGTTCATGCACGGGTCATACAGGCTGATTCATTGAAGTCAGCCCTGGTTCAGCATATCGAGGGGTTTGATCTCCTCAATGGTTTCAGAGTACCGGATCGGGTGTCTCTCTATTTTGAGGATGGTATTGATATCGGATTTGATGACCCGGTGATGGTGATGAAGAGGCGTGATAATATATTATCCCGGTCGAGGTGGCAGTTTTCTGACCGTAATGAATATTATGCTCGTATTTCTGTTTCCGAGGTGTGA
- a CDS encoding methyl-accepting chemotaxis protein, which produces MVASKVDDVSRLSQDVNDISGKGLVQANIAEDGIQAINGAVHDAGVIIEEFKTQAEEIGKIIEIISSIADQTNLLALNASIEAARAGDAGLGFAVVANEVKTLAQDSQRSADNISRIIEELQTQSEKAGAAMQKATDEVTRGSEAINETIRFFHTIAEQIQEISDNIAEVAALSEEERNAVQMIESRISGMKTLADDTSDEASASAVASEESSVALNQISSIMTELSQIATQIDESMKRLKT; this is translated from the coding sequence ATGGTTGCCTCCAAGGTAGATGATGTCAGCCGGTTAAGCCAGGATGTCAATGACATATCAGGGAAAGGACTGGTCCAGGCAAATATTGCAGAAGATGGCATTCAGGCGATTAACGGAGCGGTGCACGACGCCGGCGTCATCATTGAAGAGTTCAAGACTCAGGCAGAGGAGATTGGAAAGATCATTGAGATCATCAGTTCCATTGCAGACCAGACCAACCTTCTTGCCCTAAATGCATCAATCGAGGCTGCCCGGGCCGGAGATGCCGGACTTGGTTTTGCCGTGGTTGCGAACGAAGTAAAGACCCTGGCACAGGACTCACAACGGTCAGCAGATAATATCTCCCGGATCATTGAGGAACTGCAGACCCAGTCAGAAAAAGCCGGAGCAGCGATGCAGAAAGCAACCGATGAAGTGACCAGGGGGTCTGAGGCGATCAACGAGACAATCCGGTTCTTCCATACCATAGCCGAACAGATACAGGAGATATCAGATAATATCGCTGAAGTTGCAGCTCTTTCGGAAGAAGAAAGAAATGCCGTTCAGATGATAGAATCACGCATTTCAGGAATGAAAACCCTGGCAGACGATACGTCAGATGAAGCATCAGCCTCTGCAGTTGCATCAGAGGAGTCATCGGTTGCATTAAACCAGATATCATCCATCATGACCGAACTATCGCAAATTGCGACCCAAATAGATGAATCCATGAAACGGTTGAAGACGTAA
- a CDS encoding KilA-N domain-containing protein, with protein sequence MGKITVLDKEITVSVLHEEDYICITDIAKYKDAERTDYIIQNWLRSRNTIEFIGIWEHLNNPNFNPIEFDGFSMLGGRRAVPDYSNDIPTQRNNKDAGNTDTITTKYPGGIVWLQQWT encoded by the coding sequence ATGGGGAAGATTACGGTTCTTGATAAAGAAATAACAGTATCAGTTCTCCATGAGGAGGATTATATCTGCATAACTGATATTGCGAAATACAAAGATGCAGAGCGTACAGATTATATTATTCAAAATTGGTTAAGAAGCAGAAATACCATTGAGTTCATCGGCATATGGGAACATTTAAATAACCCAAATTTTAACCCCATCGAATTCGATGGGTTTAGTATGTTAGGGGGTAGAAGGGCGGTTCCGGATTACTCCAACGATATACCTACCCAACGAAATAACAAAGATGCCGGCAATACAGATACTATAACAACAAAATATCCTGGAGGGATAGTATGGCTACAACAATGGACGTAG
- the cas6e gene encoding type I-E CRISPR-associated protein Cas6/Cse3/CasE, with amino-acid sequence MFFSKMTLDREAAISGRFRDLVTGPYQVHEVIWDLFADHPDRKRDFLYRAELTGRDPVVYLLSARKPVYEGNVWNILSKPFHPVLQKDDLLNFRIRVNPVVTKTEPDPDRKRIRHRHDVIMDAKRRLNEANSSFSMSDLVQQESVRWLRQRSEKGGFSLYEDRVIAGGYRKMQFSQGRKKNTISISVVDCDGVLRVTDPDLFLQMICNGLGPAKGFGCGLMMVKRAAL; translated from the coding sequence ATGTTTTTTTCTAAAATGACACTGGATAGAGAAGCTGCAATTTCAGGTCGGTTTCGAGATCTTGTGACAGGGCCGTATCAGGTGCATGAAGTGATCTGGGATCTTTTTGCAGACCATCCTGATAGAAAGAGAGATTTTTTATATCGTGCGGAGTTAACCGGAAGGGATCCTGTAGTTTATTTGCTCTCAGCCAGGAAGCCGGTTTACGAAGGAAATGTGTGGAATATTCTTTCAAAGCCATTTCATCCGGTTCTCCAGAAAGATGATCTGCTGAATTTTCGAATCCGTGTAAATCCTGTTGTGACAAAGACTGAGCCTGATCCAGATAGAAAACGGATTCGTCACCGTCATGATGTTATCATGGATGCAAAAAGAAGACTTAATGAGGCAAATTCATCTTTTTCAATGAGTGATCTGGTTCAGCAGGAGTCTGTCCGCTGGCTTCGTCAGCGTAGTGAAAAAGGAGGTTTTTCCTTATATGAGGATAGAGTTATTGCAGGGGGATACCGAAAGATGCAGTTTTCCCAGGGCAGGAAAAAAAATACCATATCCATTAGTGTTGTGGATTGCGATGGTGTTCTTCGGGTTACTGATCCTGACTTGTTTCTCCAGATGATCTGTAATGGGCTTGGGCCGGCAAAAGGGTTTGGCTGTGGGCTCATGATGGTGAAACGGGCAGCATTATGA
- a CDS encoding DUF6293 family protein, which yields MAESNHPHSVHIIPLGYEIDRAIRPFDSEKAVRVYLLTMKQMEKYNTPEEIQMTARERHYESRVSDILTEKGIQVITKQIDMFNTLEVMREVASIINQEKEQNSVIKVNMSACGRITAFATTLAAMAHDVSLYYVRADKYADSAHDVECHGLSICKQQRIWNLEKIPLALPDKMKVTVLSLLAGKKEGLFTWEIVDHLIQSGEPGYDIPFREKHKDEMRMIQRRYHTRLNKSALEPLIASGYVTKKKVGRYHRITITQSGLYLAAVHGAFIAPEFSEMYP from the coding sequence ATGGCAGAGAGTAATCATCCTCATTCTGTTCATATTATTCCACTTGGGTATGAGATTGATCGTGCCATACGACCATTTGATTCAGAAAAAGCCGTTCGAGTGTATCTCCTTACCATGAAGCAGATGGAAAAATACAATACTCCGGAGGAGATTCAGATGACTGCACGGGAAAGACATTATGAGAGTCGTGTTTCCGATATCCTCACGGAGAAGGGAATTCAGGTCATTACAAAACAGATCGATATGTTCAATACTCTTGAAGTAATGAGAGAGGTTGCATCTATTATTAATCAAGAAAAAGAGCAGAATTCAGTTATAAAAGTTAATATGTCTGCATGTGGTAGAATAACGGCCTTTGCTACTACCCTTGCAGCAATGGCCCATGATGTTTCTCTATATTATGTCCGTGCAGATAAATATGCAGATTCAGCCCATGATGTAGAATGCCATGGTCTCTCAATCTGTAAGCAACAGAGAATATGGAACCTTGAAAAAATACCATTGGCACTCCCGGATAAAATGAAAGTCACTGTACTATCTCTTCTAGCAGGAAAAAAGGAAGGGCTCTTTACCTGGGAGATCGTGGATCATCTCATCCAGTCAGGAGAACCCGGATATGACATTCCATTCAGGGAGAAACACAAGGATGAGATGAGAATGATTCAGAGGAGGTATCATACCCGCCTTAATAAAAGTGCTCTCGAACCTCTCATTGCATCTGGATATGTTACTAAAAAGAAAGTCGGAAGATATCACCGGATAACAATAACACAGAGCGGACTTTATTTGGCAGCAGTTCATGGGGCCTTTATTGCTCCAGAATTTTCAGAGATGTATCCCTGA
- the cas1e gene encoding type I-E CRISPR-associated endonuclease Cas1e — MTPTLPDIKPIPIKERSSVVFLGRGELDVIDGAFVLVDTNGIRMQIPVGGLASLMLEPGSRVSHAAVSLASKVGCLLVFVGEGGVRLYSVGHPGGARSDRLLYQARLALDEVLRLKVVKKMFSLRFGEDFSDAYSVEQLRGLEGVRVREGYRKIARDTGVIWNGRRYDPHSWGSADLPNRCLSAATASLYGICEAAVLAAGYSPSIGFLHTGKPLSFVYDIADLFKFETVVPAAFKTAALNPREPEREVRYACRDLFRETQLLKRIIPTIEEVLTAGGISAPAPPDWVVPPAIPVDEEG, encoded by the coding sequence ATGACTCCTACTCTCCCCGATATAAAGCCGATTCCGATAAAAGAGCGTTCTTCGGTGGTATTTCTTGGTAGGGGAGAATTGGATGTTATTGATGGTGCGTTTGTTCTGGTTGATACGAATGGGATCAGGATGCAGATTCCTGTCGGTGGCCTTGCATCGCTGATGCTGGAACCTGGGTCACGGGTTTCCCATGCAGCGGTCTCTCTTGCATCGAAAGTTGGTTGTCTGCTTGTTTTTGTAGGTGAGGGTGGTGTTCGTCTCTATTCTGTTGGTCATCCCGGGGGTGCCCGATCAGATCGTCTTTTGTACCAGGCACGTCTTGCTCTTGATGAGGTATTACGGCTAAAGGTTGTGAAGAAGATGTTCTCTCTCCGGTTTGGAGAGGATTTTTCTGATGCATATTCTGTTGAACAGTTACGGGGACTTGAAGGGGTTCGTGTCAGGGAAGGGTATCGTAAGATTGCAAGAGATACTGGTGTCATCTGGAATGGCAGGCGATATGATCCTCATTCCTGGGGGAGTGCTGATCTTCCGAATAGATGTCTTAGTGCAGCAACCGCCAGTTTATATGGGATTTGTGAGGCTGCTGTTCTTGCTGCAGGGTATTCTCCTTCTATCGGGTTCTTACATACGGGAAAGCCGCTTTCTTTTGTGTATGATATTGCAGACCTTTTCAAATTTGAAACGGTTGTCCCTGCAGCGTTTAAAACGGCTGCATTAAATCCCAGGGAGCCTGAGCGTGAGGTCAGGTATGCCTGCCGCGATTTATTCCGGGAAACACAACTCCTCAAGAGGATTATTCCAACGATTGAGGAGGTGCTGACAGCTGGTGGCATTTCTGCGCCTGCTCCTCCTGACTGGGTTGTTCCACCGGCGATTCCTGTTGATGAGGAGGGATGA
- a CDS encoding PD-(D/E)XK nuclease family protein, with the protein MADSVKTVTYFLNHYANGAYDEQMDDDLAGLNAVNLMTMHQSKGLEWPVVFIPALVNGRFPSAKTGREQRWLLPRDMFNVSRYEGDVEGERKLMYVAMTRAKELLVLSYFTTLNGRKKGVSEFIEDLADCPDIEVLSPFTHLPDLSLSQRGEDDEIQTFAAGELIHYSKCPYRYRINTIWGFQPGINPYLGYGNALHHCMREAAELMKEGYDPVTAVATSVEENFFMPFADPGRAEGMRDVVMEKLIHFAEARKDDMLRIREVETRIEYPLMQATVAGKVDVILHDNEGIEIRDYKTSDTVVTENDASMQIRLYARGLTAIGEQVCSGSIAFLEDATVVPVPVSEEMLTKAEHLAEKIITGIVNREFSACPGDQCKACDYVKICRFV; encoded by the coding sequence ATGGCCGACTCTGTTAAGACGGTAACGTATTTTCTAAACCATTACGCGAACGGAGCATATGATGAGCAGATGGATGATGATCTGGCCGGTCTGAATGCGGTGAATCTGATGACCATGCATCAGTCTAAAGGGCTGGAATGGCCGGTTGTATTCATCCCTGCTCTGGTGAACGGAAGGTTTCCCTCAGCAAAAACCGGAAGAGAGCAGAGATGGCTTCTTCCCCGTGATATGTTCAATGTGTCAAGGTATGAAGGTGACGTGGAAGGGGAACGAAAGCTGATGTATGTTGCTATGACGAGGGCAAAGGAGCTGCTTGTCCTGTCATATTTTACCACATTAAACGGGAGGAAGAAGGGTGTCAGCGAATTTATCGAGGATCTGGCCGACTGTCCGGATATTGAGGTTCTTTCTCCCTTTACACATCTACCTGATCTTTCATTGTCACAGCGTGGTGAGGATGATGAGATCCAGACGTTTGCCGCCGGCGAGCTGATTCACTATAGTAAATGCCCGTACCGGTACAGAATTAATACCATATGGGGATTTCAGCCGGGTATCAACCCGTATCTTGGGTATGGAAATGCTCTCCATCATTGTATGCGGGAAGCTGCCGAACTGATGAAGGAAGGGTATGATCCGGTCACGGCGGTTGCAACATCGGTTGAAGAGAACTTTTTCATGCCATTTGCCGATCCCGGACGTGCAGAAGGTATGCGGGATGTGGTGATGGAGAAGCTGATTCATTTTGCCGAAGCCAGGAAGGATGATATGCTCCGGATTCGTGAGGTGGAGACACGGATTGAGTATCCCCTGATGCAGGCAACGGTTGCTGGGAAGGTAGATGTGATTCTGCATGATAATGAAGGGATAGAGATCCGGGATTACAAGACGTCTGATACGGTGGTTACCGAGAATGATGCATCGATGCAGATAAGGCTCTATGCCCGTGGACTTACTGCAATTGGAGAGCAGGTGTGTTCAGGTTCGATTGCCTTTCTTGAGGATGCAACGGTGGTTCCGGTACCGGTGAGTGAAGAGATGCTGACAAAGGCAGAGCACTTAGCTGAGAAAATAATTACAGGAATTGTGAACCGGGAGTTTTCAGCCTGCCCCGGGGATCAGTGTAAGGCATGTGATTATGTGAAAATCTGCCGGTTTGTGTGA
- a CDS encoding type II toxin-antitoxin system VapC family toxin, translating to MELTKGRRMNEPTSEIFVDIACWFALLNQKDSLHIITNILYQDLMKKGSVFVTTSSIIEETSNALSNPKFRSSLITFYHNICRSPRVPILHVDPELWEKGWRLFYKRDDKNWSFTDCVSFVVMNERSIKNALTSDKHFIQAGFSAMLQN from the coding sequence ATGGAACTGACAAAAGGGCGAAGAATGAATGAACCTACATCAGAGATATTCGTTGATATTGCATGTTGGTTTGCGTTATTAAACCAAAAGGATTCACTTCATATAATAACCAACATACTCTATCAGGATTTGATGAAAAAAGGGTCAGTATTTGTTACTACGTCCTCAATTATTGAGGAAACCTCCAATGCTTTATCCAATCCAAAATTCAGATCGTCTTTGATAACTTTTTATCACAATATTTGTCGTTCTCCAAGAGTTCCCATTTTGCATGTTGATCCTGAATTATGGGAAAAAGGATGGAGGCTTTTTTATAAGCGAGATGATAAGAATTGGAGTTTTACTGATTGTGTGTCATTTGTAGTCATGAATGAAAGAAGTATTAAAAATGCCCTTACCAGTGATAAACACTTTATTCAGGCTGGTTTTTCTGCAATGCTGCAGAATTGA
- a CDS encoding ATP-dependent helicase: MTHTQLLHTILHEPRPLSESQQSAITTQSPHVRIIAGAGAGKTETLTRKIVSLLLVEHVEPASIVAFTFTEKAAANMKSRIYKRVKELGEDALCARLGEMYVGTIHGFCFHLLEDQFGYGSWGVLDENQEMAYLMRVGWELNLTGSSNYTEKCQDFKRSVGVFYNEMLSRDEVKKRSPDFYYSLTKYEACLDEHHRLTFDRMIALTVENLRKRPEVGDFIQYLIVDEYQDINRAQQELIEILGRGSKIFVVGDPRQTIYQWRGSDEHCFEEFAEYYQQSETISIPENRRSVQTIVQAANYFSETFEKCRYSPMVYSRSEQGKAHLVEFSDKRSEAVFIADEISRLVESGRCRYGDIGILLRSVNTSGEPFIDVFREKHIPFMVGGKVGLFRRAEIAALAKIVVWASPNGFFQKSRWDWKNKIEGEDLLTFGSQEWADAIPGLCTVDEILPRLNEWKRQLHGKGFDHVAGMYQELLSILGFLQLDPDNPEHAVIMANLGRFGDILSDVETAQKLGGHRISWPTLLRR; this comes from the coding sequence ATGACACACACCCAGCTTCTTCATACTATCCTTCATGAACCACGACCGCTATCAGAGAGCCAGCAATCAGCAATAACGACACAATCACCGCATGTCCGGATTATTGCCGGTGCAGGGGCCGGGAAGACCGAAACACTGACGAGAAAGATTGTTTCTCTGCTATTGGTTGAGCATGTGGAGCCTGCCTCTATTGTTGCGTTTACGTTCACCGAGAAAGCCGCAGCGAATATGAAGAGCAGAATATATAAGCGTGTCAAGGAGCTGGGGGAGGATGCGTTATGTGCCCGGCTTGGTGAGATGTATGTCGGGACCATTCACGGATTCTGCTTTCACCTTCTTGAGGATCAGTTCGGGTATGGGTCCTGGGGAGTTCTGGATGAGAATCAGGAGATGGCCTACCTGATGAGGGTCGGCTGGGAACTGAATCTGACAGGCAGTTCCAATTATACCGAAAAATGTCAGGATTTCAAGAGGAGTGTGGGCGTTTTCTATAATGAGATGCTCTCACGGGATGAGGTGAAGAAGCGTTCTCCAGATTTTTATTATTCCCTTACCAAATATGAAGCGTGTCTTGATGAACACCACCGGCTGACCTTTGACCGGATGATTGCTCTGACGGTGGAGAATCTCCGGAAGCGTCCTGAAGTCGGGGATTTTATTCAGTATCTTATAGTGGATGAGTACCAGGATATTAACCGGGCACAACAGGAGCTGATTGAGATTCTTGGCCGGGGGAGTAAAATTTTCGTCGTTGGGGATCCACGGCAGACGATTTACCAGTGGCGGGGATCTGATGAGCACTGTTTTGAGGAGTTTGCTGAGTATTACCAGCAGTCTGAGACGATATCCATCCCGGAGAACCGCCGGAGTGTGCAGACGATTGTGCAGGCGGCGAATTATTTTTCTGAGACGTTTGAGAAGTGCCGGTATTCTCCGATGGTGTATTCCCGGTCCGAACAGGGAAAGGCTCATCTTGTGGAGTTTTCAGACAAACGGAGTGAGGCCGTCTTTATTGCTGATGAGATCTCACGGCTGGTTGAGAGTGGCAGGTGCAGGTACGGTGATATAGGGATTCTTCTCAGGAGTGTGAATACGAGTGGTGAGCCGTTCATTGACGTGTTCCGGGAGAAGCATATTCCCTTCATGGTCGGGGGAAAGGTGGGCCTATTCCGTAGAGCGGAGATTGCGGCTCTAGCAAAGATTGTGGTCTGGGCTTCTCCGAACGGGTTTTTCCAGAAGTCACGATGGGACTGGAAGAATAAGATTGAGGGGGAGGACCTGCTCACGTTCGGGTCACAGGAATGGGCGGATGCAATTCCGGGTCTTTGTACGGTTGATGAGATTCTTCCCCGGCTGAATGAGTGGAAACGGCAGCTTCATGGGAAAGGGTTTGATCATGTTGCCGGTATGTACCAGGAACTCCTCTCCATTCTCGGGTTTTTACAGCTGGATCCGGATAACCCGGAACATGCGGTCATCATGGCAAATCTGGGCAGGTTCGGGGATATCTTAAGCGATGTGGAAACTGCACAGAAACTCGGGGGTCACCGGATCTCATGGCCGACTCTGTTAAGACGGTAA
- the casB gene encoding type I-E CRISPR-associated protein Cse2/CasB, whose product MTDVYLSIESDPVREKFHSWWKGLIESRGDSAELRRCHDLTEVFFCPAFHRLYQSLLPHGMVRREALALIAVSLAHVKEDISGVTFAQQMGESRIGQTPSVSEARFRKLIRCESYPDLFLPVTRIIRMLNGTVNIDDVVRKLYFWNEKSRKEMTFEYFEKVLQSEGNQGGKKNE is encoded by the coding sequence ATGACTGATGTATATCTATCTATTGAATCAGATCCTGTCAGGGAGAAATTTCACTCCTGGTGGAAGGGATTGATTGAGAGCCGTGGAGATAGTGCTGAGTTACGGAGGTGTCATGATCTTACAGAAGTGTTTTTTTGTCCGGCTTTTCACAGGCTTTATCAGAGTCTTTTACCGCATGGAATGGTGAGAAGAGAGGCTTTGGCTTTGATTGCAGTAAGTCTTGCTCATGTGAAAGAAGACATTTCTGGTGTTACTTTTGCTCAGCAGATGGGTGAGAGCAGAATAGGTCAGACCCCCTCTGTTAGTGAAGCGAGATTTCGAAAACTTATTCGGTGTGAATCATATCCCGATCTCTTTCTTCCTGTGACAAGGATCATACGGATGCTGAATGGGACGGTGAATATTGATGATGTGGTCAGAAAATTGTACTTCTGGAATGAAAAATCCAGAAAAGAGATGACATTTGAGTATTTTGAAAAAGTATTACAGTCTGAAGGAAATCAAGGAGGAAAAAAGAATGAGTGA
- the cas2e gene encoding type I-E CRISPR-associated endoribonuclease Cas2e, whose translation MIVVVTEGVPPSLRGRLAVWLLEVRSGVYVGSYSVRVRDMIWSQVCSGIGKGNAVMMWHTPTEAGFKFETVGHNRRIPIDADGHPLVAFMPEENKKK comes from the coding sequence ATGATTGTTGTGGTAACAGAAGGAGTCCCGCCGTCATTACGAGGGAGGCTTGCAGTTTGGCTCTTGGAGGTCCGTTCTGGAGTGTATGTGGGTTCATATTCTGTGCGAGTCAGAGATATGATCTGGAGTCAGGTATGTTCGGGTATTGGAAAAGGAAATGCCGTGATGATGTGGCACACACCGACAGAAGCAGGGTTTAAATTTGAGACCGTGGGTCATAACCGCCGGATTCCGATTGATGCTGATGGCCATCCATTAGTAGCATTTATGCCGGAGGAAAATAAGAAAAAGTAA
- the cas7e gene encoding type I-E CRISPR-associated protein Cas7/Cse4/CasC has translation MSEFIQIHMLASYPPSNLNRDDLGRPKTATVGGTQRIRVSSQSLKRSWRTSEAFSDALKGAIGIRTRDMGVKIKKALVEGRLLSDILEGKESGVTRERIKDEKKAHEWAVKISSHFGKIEGGKEKDSDKKSEKTDEKSNKNPLSHKQMVHYSPEEIAGIDDLLGRISGGEKVSDDDCIRLRSDHKAVDIALFGRMLADNAAYNTEAAVQVSHAITVHDTPVEDDYFTAVDDLNQLDDTAGAGHIGEAEFGAGLFYTYICINRDLLKENLQGDNELSNRAIEALIRAASMVSPSGKQNSFASRSYASYLLVEKGTEQPRSLAAAFFKPVSGKDIYGDAVKNLEGLRDRMDNAYGTSFKQSSRSMNVIDGTGSLTDIISFVLES, from the coding sequence ATGAGTGAATTTATCCAGATCCATATGCTTGCATCGTATCCGCCATCCAATCTGAATCGTGACGATCTTGGGAGACCCAAAACTGCCACGGTGGGAGGAACACAGCGTATTCGTGTATCGTCGCAAAGTCTGAAAAGATCATGGCGGACATCAGAGGCATTTTCAGATGCACTTAAAGGGGCTATTGGTATCCGAACCAGGGATATGGGGGTGAAAATTAAAAAAGCTCTGGTGGAGGGGAGGTTATTATCCGATATCCTTGAGGGAAAAGAGTCTGGAGTGACGAGGGAGAGGATAAAAGATGAGAAGAAAGCTCATGAGTGGGCGGTAAAGATAAGTTCTCATTTTGGGAAGATCGAGGGAGGAAAAGAGAAGGATTCAGATAAGAAATCTGAAAAAACAGATGAAAAGAGTAATAAAAATCCTCTCTCCCATAAGCAGATGGTTCATTATAGTCCGGAAGAGATTGCTGGAATTGATGATCTTCTTGGTCGGATTTCTGGTGGTGAAAAAGTATCAGATGATGATTGTATTCGACTTCGATCCGATCATAAAGCTGTTGATATTGCTTTATTCGGACGTATGCTTGCAGATAATGCAGCATATAATACTGAGGCAGCAGTTCAGGTTTCCCATGCTATAACGGTGCATGACACGCCGGTTGAAGATGACTATTTTACAGCAGTTGATGATCTCAATCAGCTTGATGATACTGCCGGAGCAGGGCATATTGGTGAAGCAGAGTTTGGTGCAGGTCTTTTTTATACCTATATCTGTATTAACCGTGATTTATTGAAAGAAAATCTTCAAGGTGATAATGAACTTTCGAACCGGGCAATTGAGGCTCTTATTCGTGCCGCTTCCATGGTTAGCCCATCAGGGAAACAGAATAGTTTTGCATCACGGTCATATGCGTCATATCTGCTTGTTGAAAAGGGTACAGAGCAGCCGCGTTCTCTTGCAGCCGCCTTTTTCAAACCCGTTTCGGGGAAGGATATCTACGGAGATGCTGTGAAAAATCTTGAGGGTCTTCGGGATAGGATGGATAATGCATATGGGACTTCTTTTAAGCAATCGTCCAGATCCATGAATGTTATTGATGGAACAGGGAGTCTGACTGATATTATCTCATTTGTGTTAGAGTCATGA